Proteins encoded by one window of Misgurnus anguillicaudatus chromosome 4, ASM2758022v2, whole genome shotgun sequence:
- the mrpl58 gene encoding large ribosomal subunit protein mL62, with protein sequence MFEPDVCFFLIAHAVVLVLARTVQQGLGLVLGLGLKQRSSGEISRDFGVCCNPSSHNPILYFNMAASIVKSLCFLQLTKLPCFRGVCSRFVNLFNIDKLQVKRYIVNSYSHMNKVPHLTQDGQLSHIPVDKLKITYSRSSGPGGQHVNKVSTKAEVRFHVQTAQWIPEEVRREILLKNATCVNKAGELIVTSEISRSQQRNLEDCLQKISEIITEASQRPPEPSAEDITLRAHRLEKRNLMRLKQKRINASTKQARRVEFD encoded by the exons ATGTTTGAGCCAGATGTTTGTTTCTTCCTGATAGCCCATGCAGTGGTTTTGGTTTTAGCTAGAACGGTACAGCAAGGATTAGGTTTGGTGCTAGGATTAGGATTAAAACAGCGCTCATCCGGCGAGATTTCACGAGATTTTGGTGTTTGCTGTaacccttctagccacaaccccATACTGTATTTCAACATGGCGGCTTCCATAGTAAAGAGTTTGTGTTTCTTACAACTGACTAAACTACCGTGTTTTAGGGGTGTATGCAGTCGTTTTGTTAACTTATTTAATATTGATAAATTACAAGTGAAGCGTTATATAGTCAACAGTTATTCACACATGAACAAAGTCCCACATTTAACACAG GACGGTCAGCTCTCTCACATCCCAGTCG ATAAACTGAAGATAACGTATAGTCGGAGCAGTGGACCAGGAGGTCAACATGTAAACAAGG TCAGTACGAAAGCAGAAGTCCGTTTCCACGTGCAAACAGCCCAATGGATTCCAGAAGAAGTACGGAGAGAGATTCTCTTGAAG AATGCAACTTGTGTCAACAAAGCAGGGGAGTTAATTGTGACTTCAGAAATTAGCAGAAGCCAACAGAGAAACTTGGAAGACTGCCTACAGAAAATCTCAGAAATTATTACTGAAGCCAGTCAGCGACCACCAGAGCCATCTGCAGAAGATATCACTCTGAGGGCCCA cagATTAGAGAAAAGAAATCTGATGAGACTCAAACAGAAAAGGATAAATGCCTCAACAAAGCAAGCAAGACGGGTTGAATTTGATTAA